The following coding sequences lie in one Phorcysia thermohydrogeniphila genomic window:
- a CDS encoding DUF4388 domain-containing protein, translating into MELRGEFKSITEVLDLLQIISLGKKSGEVNLRSSEGSLTIYFQDGRIISFDSSVPVLRKLKERVKKGEISTDEAANFLIHYVSFWDDGRFVFTEKPVSVEAIGSADTLNVMMEFSKEVDETPPNVQKLLKENAYMTLAPSIEDQITLDPLEWKILVEFIKGKTIRDVIFSVCPSFGEGVKKVERLLEIQAIQVSEKPQSQETEASVEERVDVSTVVVPPEKIEQVREILTATMGPMGEFLIDETLEDLDISQLTPDVVPNFIDTLINKIPDSCLVEGESCKDRLREEFKRILTGGGDEA; encoded by the coding sequence ATGGAGCTGAGAGGGGAATTTAAATCCATCACTGAAGTCTTAGACCTTCTCCAAATAATCAGCCTTGGTAAAAAGAGCGGAGAAGTAAACCTAAGGAGCTCAGAAGGTAGTTTAACAATCTACTTTCAGGACGGCAGAATAATAAGTTTTGACTCAAGTGTTCCGGTTCTCAGGAAGCTAAAGGAAAGAGTAAAAAAAGGAGAAATAAGCACGGATGAAGCTGCAAACTTTCTAATACACTACGTCTCTTTCTGGGACGACGGAAGGTTTGTATTTACAGAAAAACCCGTAAGCGTAGAGGCTATCGGAAGTGCGGATACACTGAACGTAATGATGGAATTCTCAAAGGAAGTTGACGAAACTCCTCCAAACGTTCAAAAACTTCTCAAAGAAAACGCCTACATGACATTAGCTCCCTCAATTGAGGACCAAATAACCTTAGACCCTCTTGAATGGAAGATTCTTGTAGAATTTATAAAGGGCAAAACCATCAGGGACGTGATTTTCTCCGTCTGTCCATCTTTTGGAGAGGGAGTTAAAAAAGTGGAAAGACTTTTGGAGATACAAGCTATTCAGGTTAGCGAGAAACCCCAAAGTCAAGAAACTGAAGCTTCCGTAGAAGAAAGGGTAGATGTATCTACTGTAGTGGTTCCTCCAGAGAAAATAGAACAGGTAAGAGAAATATTGACAGCTACAATGGGACCTATGGGAGAGTTCCTAATAGATGAAACACTTGAGGACCTTGACATATCCCAGCTTACTCCCGATGTCGTTCCCAACTTTATAGATACTCTTATCAACAAGATACCAGACTCCTGCTTAGTTGAAGGGGAAAGCTGTAAGGATAGACTGAGAGAAGAATTCAAGAGAATATTGACAGGAGGAGGAGATGAAGCTTAA
- a CDS encoding twin-arginine translocase TatA/TatE family subunit produces the protein MITKIVILLVVVGIIFGWDKVINLFKAIFQAKEEFKKGLEEEEEVAEKKEERKEGKPIIKVIK, from the coding sequence TTGATAACTAAGATTGTAATTTTACTGGTTGTTGTAGGCATAATCTTCGGGTGGGACAAAGTAATAAACCTCTTTAAGGCTATCTTTCAGGCAAAAGAGGAATTTAAGAAAGGGTTAGAGGAAGAAGAGGAGGTAGCAGAAAAAAAGGAAGAGAGGAAGGAGGGAAAACCCATCATCAAGGTTATTAAATAA
- a CDS encoding FmdB family zinc ribbon protein: MQIYTFNCKECGAEFEEAIYTPLQLMEIKCPYCGSENVEVIDIANYCSPFG, translated from the coding sequence ATGCAAATCTACACCTTTAACTGCAAGGAGTGTGGTGCAGAGTTTGAGGAGGCCATCTACACGCCCCTGCAACTAATGGAGATAAAGTGCCCCTACTGTGGCTCTGAAAACGTTGAGGTAATTGACATTGCCAACTACTGCTCTCCCTTTGGCTGA
- a CDS encoding DEAD/DEAH box helicase, with the protein MKIIKILESSIFDESGGHVELFVDGELKSEELVNVVREGLPFKYTFLNPVQTVFYRYYSSGNALVSSSTSSGKTLVALLFSMRNRERGRFIYTAPTRSLIREKFKEFRPFFSSVGIRTGELIEELDEVVQPAVVCTYESLLSAARNRAKWFEEAGAVVIDEVHVIRDPLRGAGIEEIVSYCLEEGIPLLALSATIPGALDLAKWMEAELLIESEWRPVPLERKVFNMSKLLRKVKLTGSSPEEKVVALLEHLKPSGKTIVFVPRKDLGWQALRVENALYGKRVVNETLPFGVEEKEGEKVAFHNADVPQAEREAIEDEFKEGDLNRLYATQTLAYGVNLPADSVVILVRGSFDRFTYRYRFFPDLLTVLQMEGRAGRFGLSEKGYSYIVVTGAKEDALEKALEEELNMPFETALSSGIENRNAVSCPNRRKSFLSLMVLGPLIRYGKSWREAVTSMFSLKKNPLLIKEVEEIVSELEALGFIDSGKPTPLTRILVSSFVSPFCFLEFTERLERVRGALGDERTLLYSFVVRPLLRKEFYPSAVALFAGEGFYREAKKISSFLEEVTGIKVKDNSEVLAFYASGGFFPCKNVARPPGELSTLPTESSLLAQLLCKLNVFDFETVHRIAMMVRSGIPYEFSLLGSIEGLGYMRGNALALAGKLMKFHSEVPLINAIREGDAYTLEALKEALSYRYESLSSLEREFNAIVKIVEKIKFPLGNLKLLRFLASLFVGRRKALELSKEEALEVLFESVRGQEENEGKDRWEATGG; encoded by the coding sequence ATGAAAATAATCAAAATTTTAGAATCAAGCATCTTTGATGAAAGCGGTGGGCATGTGGAGCTCTTTGTTGATGGAGAGCTCAAGAGCGAGGAACTTGTAAACGTTGTTAGAGAAGGTCTCCCCTTTAAGTACACCTTTTTAAACCCGGTTCAGACGGTTTTCTACAGGTACTACTCTTCAGGGAACGCCCTTGTTTCCTCCTCTACCAGCTCAGGCAAAACCCTTGTTGCTCTCCTCTTCTCTATGAGGAACAGGGAGAGGGGGCGTTTTATCTACACAGCTCCCACCCGTTCGCTAATCAGGGAGAAGTTTAAGGAGTTTAGACCTTTCTTCTCTTCTGTTGGGATAAGAACGGGGGAGCTGATTGAGGAGCTTGACGAGGTGGTTCAGCCTGCAGTTGTCTGCACCTATGAGAGTTTGCTCTCTGCTGCGAGGAACAGGGCTAAGTGGTTTGAGGAGGCCGGCGCGGTAGTTATTGATGAAGTTCACGTGATTAGGGACCCTTTAAGGGGAGCAGGGATAGAGGAGATAGTGAGCTACTGCCTTGAGGAGGGAATTCCCCTTCTTGCCCTCTCTGCGACGATTCCGGGAGCCCTTGACCTTGCCAAGTGGATGGAGGCAGAGCTCCTCATAGAGTCTGAGTGGCGTCCCGTTCCCTTGGAGAGGAAGGTTTTTAACATGTCAAAGCTCTTGAGGAAGGTAAAGCTTACGGGGAGCTCCCCAGAGGAAAAAGTCGTTGCCCTCCTTGAGCACCTAAAGCCTTCTGGCAAGACGATAGTCTTTGTCCCGAGGAAAGACCTTGGATGGCAAGCGTTAAGGGTTGAAAATGCCCTCTACGGAAAAAGGGTAGTTAACGAGACTCTACCCTTTGGAGTTGAGGAGAAAGAAGGGGAAAAGGTTGCCTTCCACAACGCAGACGTTCCTCAAGCAGAGAGGGAAGCCATAGAGGACGAGTTTAAGGAGGGAGACCTTAACCGCCTTTACGCAACCCAGACCCTTGCCTACGGTGTTAACCTGCCTGCCGACAGCGTTGTAATTTTGGTTAGGGGGAGCTTTGACCGCTTTACCTACCGCTACAGGTTCTTCCCCGACCTCCTTACGGTTCTTCAGATGGAGGGGAGGGCAGGGCGCTTTGGACTTTCAGAGAAGGGCTACTCCTACATCGTTGTAACCGGTGCAAAGGAAGATGCCTTAGAGAAGGCCCTTGAGGAAGAGCTCAATATGCCCTTTGAGACAGCCCTCTCCTCTGGAATAGAGAATAGGAATGCCGTTTCCTGTCCCAACAGGAGAAAGTCCTTCTTAAGCCTTATGGTTCTTGGCCCCTTAATAAGGTACGGTAAGAGCTGGAGGGAAGCCGTTACGTCAATGTTTAGCCTCAAGAAAAATCCCCTCCTCATTAAAGAGGTTGAGGAGATAGTTTCTGAGCTTGAGGCTCTGGGATTTATAGATAGCGGGAAACCTACGCCACTTACCCGTATCCTCGTATCTTCCTTTGTGTCCCCTTTCTGCTTTTTGGAGTTTACAGAAAGGCTGGAGAGGGTGAGGGGAGCTCTTGGCGATGAAAGGACCCTCCTTTACTCCTTCGTCGTCCGTCCTCTCCTTCGGAAGGAGTTTTACCCCTCCGCTGTTGCCCTCTTTGCTGGGGAAGGCTTTTACAGGGAGGCCAAGAAGATTTCCTCCTTTTTGGAGGAGGTTACGGGAATTAAGGTGAAGGACAACTCAGAAGTCCTTGCCTTTTACGCCTCTGGTGGTTTCTTCCCCTGTAAGAACGTTGCAAGGCCACCGGGGGAGCTCTCAACCCTTCCTACGGAGAGCTCTCTCCTTGCACAACTCCTGTGTAAGCTCAACGTCTTTGACTTTGAGACTGTCCACAGGATAGCGATGATGGTAAGAAGTGGCATCCCTTACGAGTTTTCCCTCCTTGGCTCTATAGAGGGTCTTGGCTACATGAGGGGTAACGCTCTCGCCTTGGCAGGAAAGCTCATGAAGTTCCACAGTGAAGTGCCCCTGATTAACGCAATCAGGGAAGGAGACGCCTACACCCTTGAGGCCCTAAAAGAAGCTCTCTCCTATAGGTATGAGAGCCTCAGTAGCTTGGAGAGGGAGTTTAACGCAATTGTTAAGATAGTAGAAAAGATTAAATTTCCTCTGGGTAATTTGAAGCTTCTTCGTTTTCTGGCTTCCTTATTTGTTGGGAGACGGAAGGCTTTGGAGCTCTCAAAAGAAGAGGCACTGGAGGTGCTGTTTGAGAGCGTCAGGGGACAGGAAGAGAATGAAGGTAAGGATAGATGGGAAGCTACAGGAGGTTGA
- a CDS encoding prepilin peptidase, with translation MEYLVAFIFGLLVGSFLNVCIYRIPKGKSIVSPPSSCPSCGERIKWYDNIPVISYLLLRGRCRHCGERISLRYPVVELLTAFLTVVILWKFGLSISAFYYLILTYVLIVISFIDLDTMLVPVKLCYFAMLAGILFSPLVLEVSFKDSVLGASFGAGLILFIIETYAIFTGKEGMGYGDANIMALIGAFIGWQKVLLALFIASFVGALVGIGYILLKGKNFRVAIPFGPFLSVGGYVTVIYGNKLLEWYLGGLG, from the coding sequence ATGGAGTACCTTGTAGCCTTTATCTTTGGACTTCTCGTCGGTAGCTTTCTCAACGTCTGCATATACCGTATTCCCAAGGGAAAATCTATCGTATCTCCTCCCTCTTCCTGTCCCTCCTGTGGGGAAAGGATAAAGTGGTACGACAACATTCCCGTTATCAGTTACCTTCTGCTAAGGGGTAGGTGTAGGCACTGTGGGGAGAGGATATCTCTAAGGTATCCTGTGGTGGAACTCCTAACGGCTTTCTTAACCGTAGTAATCCTCTGGAAGTTTGGACTCTCTATTTCTGCTTTCTACTACCTGATTCTTACGTACGTCCTCATAGTAATCTCCTTTATAGACCTTGATACGATGCTCGTTCCCGTTAAGCTATGCTATTTTGCTATGCTTGCAGGGATTCTGTTCTCTCCCTTAGTTCTAGAGGTTAGCTTTAAGGACTCTGTCTTGGGAGCTTCCTTTGGGGCTGGTTTGATACTCTTTATCATAGAGACCTACGCCATTTTTACCGGTAAAGAGGGTATGGGATACGGAGACGCCAACATAATGGCCCTGATAGGGGCTTTTATCGGCTGGCAAAAGGTGCTTCTTGCACTCTTTATCGCCTCCTTTGTTGGAGCTCTCGTCGGCATCGGGTATATTCTCTTAAAGGGTAAAAACTTTCGTGTGGCAATACCTTTTGGACCATTCCTTTCAGTTGGAGGTTATGTAACTGTTATTTACGGCAATAAACTCCTTGAGTGGTACCTTGGAGGTCTTGGGTGA
- the tsaB gene encoding tRNA (adenosine(37)-N6)-threonylcarbamoyltransferase complex dimerization subunit type 1 TsaB: MVTVAVDLSLPEGSVAVGVNEELLSVVSWSIPKKHAERVFVEIDRCLEATNLSKRDVERVIVTSGPGSFTGVRLSVTVGKAFKCCGVPVFSTSTLKAMVAGFESLGFLVVPVIPGRRKRFYTLIGEELLDIGEEELLERLGRLGEPLVVYRGEIPQSIFKRFRCLKDLTPLAARLLSVPESQLEPLRFNYVRDHDAKPSCKRV, encoded by the coding sequence ATGGTTACTGTTGCTGTTGACCTTTCTTTACCGGAAGGGAGCGTTGCAGTAGGAGTTAATGAAGAGCTCCTTTCAGTGGTTTCATGGAGTATTCCTAAGAAACACGCAGAGAGAGTTTTTGTTGAAATAGACAGATGTTTGGAGGCTACAAACCTTTCCAAAAGGGACGTAGAGAGAGTTATTGTTACTTCAGGTCCCGGCTCCTTTACAGGTGTTAGGCTCTCTGTAACGGTTGGAAAAGCCTTTAAGTGCTGTGGAGTTCCTGTTTTCTCCACTTCCACCCTTAAAGCTATGGTGGCCGGCTTTGAATCCCTTGGATTTCTGGTAGTTCCCGTTATTCCGGGAAGGAGAAAACGGTTCTATACCCTTATAGGGGAAGAGCTCCTTGATATAGGGGAGGAGGAGCTCCTTGAGCGCCTTGGGCGTCTTGGGGAGCCTTTAGTAGTTTACAGGGGGGAGATACCGCAGAGTATCTTCAAGAGGTTTAGGTGTCTTAAAGACTTAACTCCACTTGCTGCGAGGCTTTTAAGTGTTCCAGAGAGTCAGCTTGAGCCTTTAAGGTTCAACTACGTAAGAGACCACGATGCAAAACCTTCTTGTAAGAGAGTTTAG
- the rimI gene encoding ribosomal protein S18-alanine N-acetyltransferase: MQNLLVREFREEDLPDILKIERESFSNAWSKKSFLKEAVLPFSRFIVAESSGRVVGYLIAWVVGKTCDVNRIAVLPAFRRRGVGKELLKKLLDILREEGVEEVFLEVRKSNIPAIKLYESFGFKRVGVRKEYYSGEDALLLLKTF, translated from the coding sequence ATGCAAAACCTTCTTGTAAGAGAGTTTAGAGAAGAGGATTTGCCTGATATACTTAAAATAGAGAGAGAGTCTTTTAGCAATGCTTGGAGTAAAAAGAGCTTTTTAAAAGAAGCTGTTTTACCTTTTAGCCGTTTCATAGTTGCAGAGAGCTCAGGTAGGGTTGTCGGTTACCTGATAGCTTGGGTTGTGGGAAAGACCTGTGACGTTAACAGAATTGCTGTCCTGCCTGCTTTTAGAAGGAGAGGAGTTGGGAAGGAGCTCCTTAAAAAGCTCCTTGATATCCTTAGGGAGGAGGGGGTAGAGGAGGTTTTCTTAGAGGTGAGAAAGTCAAATATTCCGGCTATCAAGCTCTATGAAAGTTTTGGTTTTAAGAGAGTAGGTGTCAGGAAAGAGTATTACAGTGGAGAGGATGCCCTTTTACTCTTAAAAACCTTTTGA
- a CDS encoding YdcH family protein — MLRDENLKALAREKFHHFKTLEKKHQELDDIIDKMEKRAVLSPKEELELERLKKERLRLRDEMMLLMKKAKEEAENEK; from the coding sequence ATGCTTAGGGACGAGAACCTGAAAGCACTTGCAAGAGAGAAGTTTCACCACTTTAAGACTCTTGAGAAGAAACATCAGGAGCTTGATGACATTATAGACAAGATGGAAAAGAGAGCTGTTCTCTCTCCCAAGGAGGAGTTAGAACTTGAAAGGTTAAAGAAGGAGAGGCTTCGCTTAAGGGATGAGATGATGTTACTTATGAAAAAGGCAAAGGAGGAAGCTGAGAATGAGAAGTGA
- the ilvD gene encoding dihydroxy-acid dehydratase produces MRSDVLREFEKLPARALMMATGLQRKDIDKPLIGIISSWTDLVPGHADMFSLERFIERGIAAAGGTPFVVRVPAVCDGIAMGHEGMRFSLPLRELIADAVEDVVTAHRLDGVVLLTACDKITPGMLMGVARLNIPAIVVTAGPMLAGRRGKERLDLVTHTFEAIGRYKAGELSLEELLELEAAACPSSGSCQGMFTANTMACLTEALGLSLPFCGTSPAPLAEKKRIAEASGEKIVELVKKGIKARDILTPAAFRNAIRVDLALGGSTNTVLHLPAIAHEAGVPFEIKLFDELSRQTPKICSMRPGGKYLMEDLHYAGGIPGVLKRLYDSLESNPTVLGVDIKQIAASARIWDEDVIRPVDNPYSAEGGLAILYGNLAPEGAVVKQGAVSDKMKVFTGTAKVFDCEEDAMKAVMNGQIKPGDVIVIRYEGPKGGPGMREMLAVTAAVMGMGLGESVALITDGRFSGGTHGPCIGHISPEAAEGGPIGVVKDGDKIHINIPERKLELLISEEELQERLKNFKPKQKEIRSKLLRKYAKLVTSASKGAIQDV; encoded by the coding sequence ATGAGAAGTGATGTCCTCAGGGAGTTTGAGAAGCTTCCTGCCAGAGCTCTCATGATGGCTACAGGCCTCCAGAGGAAGGACATTGATAAACCCCTTATAGGTATCATCTCAAGCTGGACCGACCTTGTTCCCGGCCACGCCGATATGTTCTCCCTTGAAAGGTTCATAGAGAGAGGTATAGCCGCTGCCGGAGGAACTCCCTTTGTTGTTCGCGTGCCTGCCGTCTGTGACGGTATTGCCATGGGACACGAGGGAATGAGGTTCTCCCTTCCGTTAAGGGAGCTGATTGCAGATGCCGTTGAGGATGTAGTTACTGCCCACCGTCTTGACGGAGTCGTCCTCCTTACGGCCTGCGACAAGATAACTCCCGGAATGCTCATGGGAGTTGCCCGCCTTAACATTCCTGCGATTGTCGTGACGGCAGGTCCTATGCTTGCAGGAAGGAGAGGTAAAGAGAGGCTTGACCTTGTAACCCACACCTTTGAGGCTATCGGAAGGTACAAGGCTGGGGAGCTCTCTTTGGAAGAGCTCTTAGAGCTTGAAGCTGCAGCGTGTCCCTCTTCCGGTTCCTGTCAGGGAATGTTTACGGCCAACACAATGGCCTGCTTGACAGAGGCCCTCGGACTGTCGCTTCCCTTCTGTGGAACTTCTCCTGCACCTCTGGCTGAGAAGAAGAGGATAGCCGAGGCTTCTGGAGAGAAGATTGTTGAGCTTGTTAAGAAGGGGATAAAGGCAAGGGATATTCTTACTCCTGCAGCTTTCAGGAACGCGATAAGGGTTGACCTTGCCCTTGGAGGTTCTACTAACACGGTTCTTCACCTTCCAGCAATTGCTCATGAGGCAGGCGTTCCCTTTGAGATAAAGCTCTTTGACGAGCTTTCACGCCAGACGCCCAAGATTTGCTCAATGAGGCCGGGGGGTAAGTACTTAATGGAGGACCTCCACTACGCCGGTGGAATTCCCGGAGTCTTAAAGAGGCTCTACGACAGCTTGGAGAGCAACCCTACCGTCCTTGGAGTTGACATAAAGCAGATAGCTGCCTCTGCGAGGATATGGGACGAGGACGTAATAAGGCCTGTAGATAACCCCTATAGCGCTGAAGGAGGCCTTGCAATCCTTTACGGTAACCTCGCACCTGAAGGAGCTGTCGTTAAGCAAGGGGCAGTTTCAGACAAGATGAAGGTCTTTACGGGAACGGCTAAGGTCTTTGACTGTGAAGAGGACGCAATGAAGGCCGTTATGAATGGCCAGATAAAGCCCGGTGACGTTATCGTTATCCGCTACGAAGGGCCAAAGGGTGGCCCCGGGATGAGGGAAATGCTCGCCGTTACGGCAGCCGTTATGGGAATGGGGCTTGGAGAGTCTGTTGCCCTCATTACAGATGGACGCTTCTCCGGTGGAACTCACGGCCCCTGTATAGGGCACATATCTCCTGAAGCTGCAGAAGGTGGCCCTATAGGGGTTGTGAAGGACGGAGACAAGATTCACATAAACATCCCTGAGAGAAAGCTTGAGCTTCTAATTTCTGAGGAAGAACTTCAGGAAAGACTCAAGAACTTTAAGCCTAAGCAGAAGGAAATTCGCTCAAAACTCCTCAGGAAGTACGCAAAACTCGTTACATCTGCTTCAAAGGGAGCTATTCAGGACGTTTAA
- a CDS encoding segregation and condensation protein A: MNIRVETEAFEGPLDLLVYLIKKREVSIYDIPIAEITEEFLNYIYTMQELNIPLASEFLLMAATLARIKSEYLIPRENSEDPRKELVQIIEEYLKSKKAAKELEKLEDEALKFYPHDPSELIFQFQDKVKIANTAEDLQRALQNILLKNQPTKIKIGIKLSGESFKIPDKMEEIRHLMKDKYLVPFSELVRKSSCRLEIITYFLAILELSKLGEISTFTDGEEIFISKVFRLSPKREVKVIVGQ; encoded by the coding sequence ATGAACATAAGGGTAGAAACAGAAGCCTTTGAGGGTCCCCTTGACCTGCTGGTCTACCTGATAAAGAAGAGGGAAGTGAGCATTTACGATATTCCCATTGCCGAAATTACTGAGGAGTTCCTAAACTACATTTACACAATGCAGGAGCTCAACATTCCTCTTGCCTCCGAGTTTCTCCTTATGGCTGCAACCCTTGCAAGGATAAAGTCGGAGTACCTGATTCCAAGAGAGAATAGTGAAGACCCCCGTAAGGAACTCGTACAGATAATAGAGGAGTACTTAAAATCAAAAAAGGCTGCTAAGGAGCTTGAAAAGTTAGAGGACGAAGCCCTTAAGTTCTACCCCCACGACCCGTCTGAGCTCATCTTCCAGTTTCAGGATAAGGTAAAAATCGCCAATACAGCTGAGGATTTACAGAGAGCTCTCCAGAACATCCTCCTTAAAAACCAACCAACAAAAATCAAAATAGGTATAAAGCTTTCTGGAGAGTCCTTTAAGATTCCCGACAAGATGGAAGAAATTAGGCATTTAATGAAGGATAAGTACTTAGTACCCTTTTCTGAGCTCGTCAGGAAAAGTTCCTGTAGGTTAGAAATTATCACCTACTTTCTGGCAATCCTTGAACTATCAAAACTGGGGGAGATTTCTACATTTACAGACGGGGAGGAAATTTTTATATCCAAAGTCTTTAGGCTCTCTCCCAAAAGAGAGGTAAAGGTAATAGTTGGACAATAG
- a CDS encoding CBS domain-containing protein, producing the protein MPVKDLIQRKVVTIEPEDTVMLAAQRMRDKMVGSLVVLDGDKPAGIITDRDIAIRVVGAGKDPTTQVREVMTKDPITIRDDASFFDLTKAFRDAAVRRLIVVDKEGKLVGLISIDDVLELLTTEFANLITAIRG; encoded by the coding sequence ATGCCTGTAAAAGACCTTATCCAGCGGAAAGTCGTAACAATAGAGCCAGAAGATACCGTAATGCTTGCCGCTCAAAGAATGAGAGACAAAATGGTAGGTAGCCTCGTCGTTCTTGACGGGGACAAGCCCGCAGGCATTATTACTGACCGAGACATTGCTATAAGGGTAGTTGGAGCCGGTAAGGATCCTACAACCCAAGTTAGAGAAGTAATGACAAAAGACCCGATAACCATAAGGGATGACGCCAGCTTTTTTGACCTTACAAAAGCGTTTCGCGATGCGGCTGTCAGGAGGTTGATAGTTGTTGACAAAGAGGGTAAGCTTGTAGGGCTAATTTCTATTGACGACGTCCTTGAACTCCTAACTACAGAGTTTGCAAACCTCATCACAGCAATAAGGGGTTAG
- a CDS encoding DUF2155 domain-containing protein, protein MRKGLAFLTALIATSTVLVSCGKEETAQKTETKVENKAPKPLSELAQEGKSHPSAETLPEGHPPIDMMPPNHPPLNAEHDVAAIHSGKNLTKFTKPINIPEEVQKTWKYATVDIVDRTTGKVVKEEKVVKGATIKFNGLEIKVLYIVPHLVLDEGYTSASNEPNNPAILVEVKENGNVIYAGPIYQKFPAMYNINHPKYILRLKEIQKG, encoded by the coding sequence ATGAGAAAAGGACTGGCATTCCTTACAGCCTTAATAGCAACATCTACAGTTCTTGTTTCCTGCGGAAAGGAAGAGACGGCACAGAAAACGGAAACAAAAGTAGAGAATAAAGCTCCAAAACCCCTTTCCGAACTCGCACAGGAAGGTAAAAGCCATCCATCAGCAGAAACACTCCCAGAAGGACACCCGCCTATTGACATGATGCCACCTAACCATCCTCCACTAAACGCAGAGCATGACGTTGCAGCTATCCACTCCGGTAAAAACCTAACAAAGTTCACCAAACCAATTAACATACCGGAAGAGGTTCAAAAGACTTGGAAGTATGCAACGGTTGATATTGTTGACAGAACGACAGGTAAGGTTGTAAAAGAAGAGAAGGTAGTCAAGGGAGCTACTATTAAGTTCAACGGCCTTGAGATAAAGGTCCTCTACATAGTTCCTCACTTAGTCCTTGACGAAGGTTACACGTCCGCCTCAAACGAACCAAACAACCCAGCAATCTTAGTAGAAGTAAAGGAAAACGGAAACGTTATTTATGCAGGTCCTATCTACCAGAAATTCCCCGCTATGTACAACATCAACCATCCTAAGTACATACTCCGCCTAAAAGAAATACAGAAAGGTTAA